In one Sporomusa sphaeroides DSM 2875 genomic region, the following are encoded:
- a CDS encoding glycine/sarcosine/betaine reductase component B subunit: protein MNVLKLEIGRIHIKDIQLGSETSVKDGVLCVDKEGLIAFLKQDERIKDIKLDVAKPGEKVRIIPVKDVIEPRVKVQGGINGFPGITAKQAQCGDGRTHVLYGAAIVTVGDIVGFQEGVIDMWGEGARWTPFSKTYNLTVDIQVAEGLQPHIHEETVRVAGLRAAEFVGLAGNVTPDEILTFELGSIFAETAKYPNLPRVVYAQMNITQGLLHDTYIYGVNQANILPTLLHPNEELDGAVVSGNCVAACDKITTYQHQNNSVIYDLYAQHGKEINFLGVIMVPEHTTLAGKVRASDYTVKLATMLGADAVIVSEEGYGNPDSDLLMICKKCEKSGIKTVLITDECAGRDGMSQPLADTAAEAVAVISGGNVSHVVTLPPADKVIGNKAAISVLAGGWEGSLLEDGSLMCELNAVIGATSEIGFHNVTCRLY, encoded by the coding sequence GTGAATGTTTTGAAATTGGAAATTGGCCGGATTCATATTAAGGACATTCAGTTAGGCAGTGAGACTTCTGTAAAAGACGGAGTGTTATGCGTTGATAAAGAGGGATTGATCGCCTTTCTGAAGCAAGACGAAAGAATTAAAGATATCAAGCTTGATGTAGCCAAGCCAGGTGAAAAAGTAAGAATCATCCCGGTAAAAGACGTAATTGAGCCTAGGGTAAAGGTGCAAGGCGGTATTAACGGCTTTCCGGGGATTACGGCCAAGCAGGCGCAGTGCGGCGACGGCAGAACCCATGTTTTATATGGTGCCGCAATTGTAACCGTGGGTGATATTGTTGGTTTTCAGGAAGGTGTTATTGATATGTGGGGCGAGGGGGCCAGGTGGACGCCCTTTTCCAAAACCTATAATTTAACAGTGGATATTCAGGTGGCAGAAGGCCTGCAGCCTCATATCCATGAAGAAACCGTCAGGGTTGCCGGGCTTAGGGCAGCAGAGTTTGTGGGCCTGGCCGGGAATGTAACCCCGGATGAGATACTTACCTTCGAACTTGGCAGTATTTTTGCAGAAACCGCCAAATATCCTAATTTGCCCAGGGTGGTTTACGCGCAAATGAATATTACCCAGGGACTCTTACACGACACCTATATTTACGGTGTCAACCAGGCCAATATCCTGCCGACCCTGCTTCATCCCAATGAGGAATTGGATGGCGCGGTAGTCAGCGGCAACTGTGTTGCCGCCTGCGATAAGATTACGACATACCAGCACCAAAATAATTCCGTGATCTATGACCTGTACGCCCAGCATGGCAAGGAAATTAATTTCTTAGGGGTCATCATGGTACCTGAACACACGACCCTGGCCGGGAAGGTGCGTGCCTCCGATTATACGGTAAAACTGGCGACCATGCTGGGTGCCGATGCCGTGATTGTATCAGAAGAAGGCTATGGCAATCCTGACTCCGACCTCTTAATGATTTGTAAAAAGTGTGAGAAATCCGGTATTAAAACCGTTTTAATCACTGATGAATGTGCAGGCAGAGACGGTATGTCACAACCTTTGGCTGACACGGCAGCAGAGGCAGTGGCGGTAATTTCCGGAGGAAATGTCAGTCATGTGGTTACATTGCCGCCGGCAGATAAAGTTATCGGCAATAAGGCAGCCATTTCCGTATTAGCCGGTGGGTGGGAAGGCTCCTTACTGGAAGACGGCAGTTTGATGTGTGAGTTAAATGCCGTTATTGGCGCCACTTCAGAAATCGGCTTCCACAATGTAACCTGCAGACTATATTAA
- a CDS encoding glycine/betaine/sarcosine/D-proline family reductase selenoprotein B has product MSDKFKVLYYVNQFFGQVGGEDQAGMPPEFRAGKIGPAMGFEGLLKGEGTVTGTIICGDNYFNESKEAAMATILQMVKEAAPDVFVAGPAFNAGRYGVACAEISKAVAEQLTIPVVTGMYVENPGVDTCKAVAYVVSTSDNAGGMRKALPLMASLAYKLAKGIEIGSPEAEGYIARGMRKTLFVEKRGSERAVEMLLARLKGEPFETEMPMPVFDVVAPAAAIKELSKATIALCTTGGIVPAGNPDKIQSASAQKWGKYDVSASNALEAPCYYTTHGGYDPVYANEFPDRVAPLDILKEYEAEGYIGKVFDWFYTTTGTGTAVSKSVEFGTEIGAELQAAGVDGVILTSTUGTCTRCGATMVKEIERYGIPIVHMATITTISESVGANRIVPTVAIPYPVGNPKFDKGEEHALRKTLVKKALDALTTDITEPTQFE; this is encoded by the coding sequence ATGTCAGACAAGTTCAAAGTGCTCTACTATGTAAACCAATTCTTTGGCCAGGTAGGCGGTGAGGATCAGGCAGGCATGCCGCCGGAATTTAGAGCAGGCAAAATAGGTCCGGCCATGGGTTTTGAAGGCTTGCTCAAGGGTGAAGGAACAGTTACCGGCACCATTATTTGCGGTGATAACTATTTCAACGAGAGCAAGGAAGCCGCTATGGCAACTATTTTGCAGATGGTCAAAGAAGCTGCGCCGGATGTTTTTGTCGCCGGTCCGGCCTTTAATGCCGGACGGTACGGCGTAGCCTGCGCAGAGATTTCCAAAGCAGTTGCCGAGCAGCTGACCATTCCGGTAGTCACCGGCATGTATGTGGAAAACCCCGGAGTGGATACCTGCAAAGCCGTCGCCTATGTGGTAAGTACCAGCGATAACGCCGGCGGCATGCGTAAAGCATTGCCCTTAATGGCGTCTCTCGCCTATAAGCTGGCAAAGGGGATTGAAATTGGTTCACCGGAAGCAGAAGGTTACATTGCCCGGGGTATGAGAAAAACTCTCTTTGTGGAAAAAAGAGGTTCTGAGCGGGCGGTGGAAATGCTCTTAGCGCGGCTGAAGGGTGAGCCGTTTGAAACCGAAATGCCGATGCCGGTTTTTGATGTAGTGGCTCCTGCCGCAGCCATTAAAGAGTTAAGCAAGGCCACCATTGCCTTGTGCACCACCGGCGGTATTGTTCCGGCGGGAAATCCGGACAAAATCCAATCAGCCAGCGCCCAAAAATGGGGCAAGTATGATGTCAGTGCAAGTAATGCCCTGGAAGCTCCCTGCTATTATACAACCCATGGCGGCTACGACCCCGTATATGCCAATGAGTTTCCAGACCGCGTCGCTCCTTTGGATATTTTAAAAGAATATGAAGCCGAAGGATATATTGGCAAGGTTTTCGACTGGTTTTATACCACCACCGGCACCGGCACTGCCGTAAGCAAATCAGTGGAATTTGGCACGGAAATCGGTGCAGAATTACAAGCTGCCGGAGTGGATGGTGTAATCCTGACATCCACCTGAGGCACCTGTACACGTTGCGGTGCAACGATGGTAAAAGAAATCGAAAGATATGGCATTCCGATTGTTCATATGGCTACCATTACGACCATTAGCGAATCAGTCGGTGCCAACCGGATTGTTCCGACAGTTGCAATTCCTTATCCGGTGGGCAATCCGAAGTTTGATAAGGGCGAGGAACATGCTTTAAGAAAAACACTTGTTAAAAAGGCGCTGGATGCCTTGACTACGGACATTACCGAACCGACTCAGTTTGAGTAG
- a CDS encoding prolyl-tRNA synthetase associated domain-containing protein, which translates to MEQDQKVFQAFNELNISYQLYQHPPVYTVEEWEQYIGGEEGAVCKSLFLRNPKGDKHFLVIADHSTTIELKLLAKHLAEKQVSFASEKRLEQYLGLSRGAVSPFGLLNDGNQQVIVVLDAKLKRYNRLKFHPNINTETVTISYGDLEKFIQWRGNKQIGINL; encoded by the coding sequence ATGGAACAAGACCAAAAAGTGTTTCAGGCATTTAATGAATTGAATATTTCATACCAGCTTTATCAACATCCGCCTGTATATACCGTAGAAGAATGGGAGCAATATATTGGCGGCGAAGAGGGGGCTGTGTGCAAGAGTCTTTTTCTGCGGAACCCGAAAGGGGATAAGCATTTTCTTGTCATTGCCGATCATTCAACCACGATTGAGCTGAAGCTTCTGGCGAAACATCTGGCTGAAAAGCAGGTAAGTTTTGCTTCGGAAAAGCGGCTTGAACAATATCTTGGATTATCGCGAGGTGCGGTTTCTCCTTTTGGCTTATTGAACGATGGCAACCAGCAAGTGATTGTTGTGCTTGACGCAAAACTAAAAAGATATAATCGCCTGAAATTTCATCCTAATATAAATACTGAAACTGTTACTATTTCTTATGGTGACTTGGAAAAATTCATTCAATGGCGTGGCAATAAGCAGATAGGTATTAATTTGTAG
- the trxB gene encoding thioredoxin-disulfide reductase: MQIYDIIIIGGGPAGLAAGLYAGRARLKTLLIEKDKDGGQIVITSEVENYPGCMEEESGVSLVARMTHQTEKFGVERAQDTITAVDFSGDVKVLKGKKNEYHGRSVIIATGAYPRPIGCEGEKGLIGKGVSYCATCDGNFFEDMDIYVVGGGDTAVEEAMYLTKFGRKVTIVHRRDQLRAAKSIQEKALKNPKINFMWDTVITQLKGDGLLESMVIKNLKTGEETEIQAPAEDGTFGVFGFIGFLPQSSIFEGAITLKDGYIPTNERMETNVPGVFAAGDIRVKDVRQVVTAAADGAIAAMMAEKYLEQ; encoded by the coding sequence ATGCAAATTTATGACATTATCATTATCGGCGGCGGTCCTGCAGGGCTTGCGGCAGGACTGTATGCCGGCCGGGCGCGGCTGAAGACTCTCCTAATTGAAAAAGATAAAGACGGCGGGCAGATTGTTATCACCTCCGAGGTAGAAAACTATCCCGGTTGCATGGAAGAAGAATCCGGCGTATCCTTAGTAGCTCGCATGACCCACCAAACCGAAAAGTTCGGTGTAGAACGCGCTCAGGATACCATTACCGCAGTCGACTTTTCCGGTGATGTCAAAGTGCTTAAAGGCAAAAAAAACGAATACCATGGCCGCAGTGTAATTATTGCTACCGGCGCATATCCTCGCCCCATTGGCTGCGAAGGCGAAAAAGGACTCATCGGTAAAGGCGTTTCCTATTGCGCCACCTGTGACGGCAACTTCTTTGAAGACATGGACATTTATGTGGTCGGCGGCGGCGATACTGCCGTAGAAGAAGCTATGTATCTGACTAAATTTGGTCGCAAAGTAACCATAGTCCATCGCCGGGATCAGCTGCGGGCTGCTAAATCCATTCAGGAGAAGGCGCTCAAAAATCCTAAAATCAATTTTATGTGGGATACTGTCATCACCCAATTAAAAGGCGACGGCTTGCTTGAATCCATGGTTATAAAGAATCTGAAAACCGGTGAGGAAACAGAGATTCAGGCTCCGGCAGAGGATGGCACCTTTGGGGTGTTCGGCTTTATCGGCTTTTTGCCTCAATCCAGCATATTCGAGGGAGCTATTACGCTGAAGGATGGTTACATACCGACCAATGAAAGAATGGAAACCAATGTTCCCGGCGTATTTGCCGCCGGTGACATCCGGGTCAAAGATGTGCGCCAGGTTGTAACCGCCGCAGCAGACGGGGCGATAGCCGCTATGATGGCGGAAAAATATTTAGAACAATAA
- the trxA gene encoding thioredoxin TrxA: protein MLVVDKETFETEVLKAEGTVLVDFFGDGCVPCQALLPHVEALEKTYGNKIKFTKLNTTGARRLAISQKIMGLPVIAIYKGGAKVEELVKEDATPDNVEQMIKKYI from the coding sequence ATGTTAGTTGTTGACAAAGAGACATTTGAAACCGAAGTGCTTAAAGCAGAGGGCACTGTACTGGTAGACTTTTTCGGCGATGGCTGTGTACCTTGCCAGGCGTTGCTGCCTCACGTTGAAGCTCTTGAAAAAACCTACGGAAACAAAATCAAATTTACTAAACTCAATACCACAGGTGCCCGCCGTCTGGCCATCAGTCAAAAGATCATGGGCCTGCCGGTTATCGCTATCTATAAAGGCGGCGCCAAAGTGGAAGAATTGGTGAAAGAAGATGCTACCCCGGACAATGTGGAGCAAATGATTAAAAAATACATTTAA
- the grdA gene encoding glycine/sarcosine/betaine reductase complex selenoprotein A: MLLKDKKVIIIGDRDGIPGPAIALCAQTAGADVVFSSTECFVUTAAGAMDLENQKRVKEFTEEYGAENIVILLGAAEGEAAGLAAETVTAGDPTFAGPLAGVQLGLRVYHMCEPEMKAEVDPQVYEEQISMMEMVLDIDSIVDEMKSIRDQYCKF, translated from the coding sequence ATGTTGCTGAAAGACAAAAAAGTCATTATTATCGGCGACAGGGACGGCATCCCCGGCCCCGCGATTGCACTTTGTGCGCAAACCGCAGGCGCGGATGTAGTATTCTCATCAACAGAATGCTTTGTCTGAACTGCTGCGGGCGCTATGGACCTGGAAAACCAAAAGCGGGTTAAGGAATTCACGGAGGAATACGGTGCGGAAAACATCGTAATCCTGCTCGGCGCAGCCGAGGGAGAGGCGGCAGGTCTTGCAGCCGAAACCGTAACAGCCGGCGACCCCACTTTTGCAGGTCCTTTGGCGGGAGTCCAGTTGGGACTGAGAGTATACCATATGTGCGAGCCGGAAATGAAGGCCGAGGTAGACCCACAGGTATATGAAGAACAAATCAGTATGATGGAAATGGTTCTGGATATCGACAGCATTGTTGATGAAATGAAATCCATTCGCGATCAATACTGCAAGTTCTAG
- the grdC gene encoding glycine/sarcosine/betaine reductase complex component C subunit beta, whose translation MYSVLKGASYFLAHTPDMVVHNGTTQTTEKRVKPDSDYLKEIVHGLRDYEACAAYPPNQVYIGNMTPDELAELPMPWYDKRVEAKRQGTFGEIMPQDEFIGMMKICDVFDLVKLNENFSKAVKAKLEAHPLVDNALLAGLDKYAGAAEIAELVKNAGAEPIYLHGEAIGCVKAAHDIDDSLSAHVIFENLVSKASCVVSVLHLIHQNGVKKEEVEYVIECSEEACGDMNQRGGGNFAKAAAEMAGLINATGSDVRGFCAGPTHALVQAASLVKAGVFKHVVVAAGGSTAKLGMNGKDHLKKGLPILEDCVAGFAVLISENDGVSPELNTDILGRHTVGTGSAPQNVISSLTFAALEKAGLKLTDVDKYSVEMQNPDITKPAGAGNVPEANYKMIGALAAMKGQIQKTELNSFVEKHGMTGWAPTQGHIPSGVPYLGFARQEMLAERIERAMFVGKGSLFLGRMTNLFDGISFVLQKNSGTNRADGITEARVQQLIAASLREFAGHLAGKLEE comes from the coding sequence ATGTACAGTGTACTCAAAGGGGCGAGCTACTTTCTGGCACATACGCCAGACATGGTTGTTCATAATGGTACGACCCAAACTACTGAAAAGAGAGTAAAACCTGATTCCGATTATCTGAAAGAAATCGTACATGGCCTGCGTGACTATGAGGCGTGTGCAGCTTATCCGCCCAATCAGGTTTATATCGGTAATATGACACCCGATGAACTGGCAGAGCTGCCTATGCCTTGGTATGACAAGCGCGTGGAAGCAAAGCGCCAGGGTACGTTCGGGGAAATCATGCCACAGGATGAATTTATCGGCATGATGAAAATCTGTGATGTATTTGACCTGGTCAAGCTGAATGAAAATTTCAGCAAGGCTGTTAAGGCGAAGCTGGAAGCCCACCCGTTGGTGGACAACGCGCTGCTTGCCGGCCTGGACAAGTATGCCGGAGCAGCGGAAATTGCCGAGTTGGTAAAAAACGCCGGGGCTGAGCCTATTTATCTGCATGGCGAAGCAATCGGCTGCGTGAAGGCTGCTCATGATATTGACGATTCCCTGTCAGCTCATGTCATTTTTGAAAACCTGGTTTCCAAGGCATCCTGTGTAGTATCTGTTCTGCATTTAATCCACCAGAACGGTGTGAAAAAAGAAGAAGTAGAATATGTAATTGAGTGCTCCGAGGAAGCTTGCGGTGACATGAATCAGCGTGGCGGCGGCAATTTTGCCAAAGCTGCAGCCGAAATGGCAGGACTCATCAATGCCACCGGCAGTGATGTGCGCGGTTTCTGCGCCGGTCCTACCCATGCGCTGGTACAGGCGGCCTCTTTGGTTAAGGCAGGAGTCTTTAAACATGTGGTAGTAGCCGCAGGTGGTTCCACAGCCAAGCTGGGGATGAACGGCAAAGACCATCTGAAAAAAGGCTTGCCCATATTGGAGGATTGTGTGGCAGGATTCGCGGTGCTGATATCGGAGAATGACGGTGTCAGTCCTGAACTCAATACCGATATTCTTGGCCGTCACACTGTGGGAACCGGCTCAGCACCGCAAAATGTCATTTCTTCATTGACTTTTGCTGCTTTGGAGAAGGCGGGCCTTAAGCTGACCGATGTGGACAAATACTCGGTGGAAATGCAGAATCCTGATATCACTAAACCTGCCGGTGCGGGCAATGTGCCGGAAGCCAACTACAAAATGATTGGTGCGCTGGCTGCTATGAAGGGTCAAATCCAGAAAACGGAGTTAAATTCCTTCGTAGAAAAGCACGGCATGACCGGTTGGGCGCCAACACAAGGTCATATTCCTTCCGGTGTTCCGTATCTTGGTTTTGCACGTCAGGAAATGCTGGCGGAAAGGATAGAGCGCGCTATGTTCGTCGGCAAGGGAAGTCTGTTCTTAGGACGCATGACCAACCTGTTTGACGGTATTTCCTTTGTGCTGCAGAAAAATAGCGGTACAAACCGGGCGGACGGGATTACCGAAGCCCGGGTGCAGCAGCTGATTGCCGCGTCCCTGCGGGAGTTTGCCGGGCACCTTGCCGGAAAGCTGGAGGAGTAG
- the grdD gene encoding glycine/sarcosine/betaine reductase complex component C subunit alpha has protein sequence MADKEINRIIADTFLKLADTLENGAQAPRAVIALTALGSEHGEDELYQAAAMAAKQGIQVKVIGTKPANAPGVETVSISTEEEGHEALESLLDSGAAQGGVTMHYPFPIGVSTVGRVITPAKGKAMYIATTTGTTALDRVEGLVRNALYGIATAKACGVAEPTVGLLNIDGARQAELQLLKLATNGYPIRFATSGRSDGGVIMRGNDLLRGSCDVMVTDSLTGNILMKLFSSYHTGGNYESVGYGYGPGMGENFDKLILIVSRASGAPVVQGAIEFAAELAGGDYQRVFATELKAAKQAGLDAVLAGCRVQKQPVEVSKAAAPPKEVVTAEIHGIEILDLEDAVQALWKENIYAESGMGCTGPVVLISEAKVEQAKGILLSKGYIGE, from the coding sequence ATGGCGGATAAAGAGATCAACCGTATCATTGCCGACACCTTTCTCAAGCTGGCGGATACACTGGAAAACGGTGCTCAGGCTCCCCGGGCCGTTATCGCCCTTACCGCCCTTGGCAGTGAGCATGGTGAGGACGAACTTTACCAAGCTGCGGCTATGGCAGCCAAGCAGGGAATACAGGTGAAGGTCATCGGCACGAAGCCTGCGAACGCTCCCGGTGTGGAAACAGTGAGCATTTCGACGGAAGAAGAGGGGCATGAAGCACTGGAAAGCCTGTTAGACAGCGGGGCTGCCCAGGGCGGCGTAACCATGCATTACCCGTTTCCCATCGGGGTTTCCACGGTAGGTCGTGTTATTACACCAGCCAAGGGGAAGGCGATGTATATTGCCACCACCACCGGCACAACAGCTCTTGACCGGGTAGAGGGACTTGTGCGCAATGCCCTGTATGGTATTGCCACAGCCAAAGCCTGCGGTGTGGCTGAACCGACGGTGGGCCTCTTAAATATTGATGGGGCACGTCAGGCGGAACTACAGCTGCTGAAGCTGGCGACCAATGGCTATCCTATCCGGTTTGCCACTTCAGGCAGAAGTGACGGCGGTGTTATCATGCGGGGCAACGATCTTTTGAGGGGTTCTTGTGATGTAATGGTCACCGATTCACTGACAGGCAACATTCTTATGAAATTATTTTCCTCATACCATACCGGCGGCAACTATGAATCTGTCGGTTACGGCTACGGGCCGGGTATGGGAGAAAACTTCGATAAGCTAATCCTGATCGTGTCCCGTGCTTCCGGTGCTCCTGTAGTCCAAGGAGCCATTGAATTTGCGGCCGAGCTGGCTGGCGGCGACTACCAACGCGTCTTTGCGACAGAGCTTAAGGCGGCCAAACAGGCCGGACTTGACGCTGTGTTAGCCGGCTGCCGGGTGCAAAAGCAACCGGTAGAAGTGTCTAAGGCCGCAGCGCCGCCGAAAGAAGTGGTGACCGCGGAAATCCACGGCATCGAAATTTTGGACTTGGAGGACGCCGTACAGGCTTTGTGGAAGGAAAACATCTATGCTGAAAGCGGCATGGGTTGTACCGGACCGGTAGTTCTGATCTCTGAGGCAAAAGTGGAACAGGCCAAGGGCATTTTATTGAGCAAAGGGTATATCGGCGAATAA
- a CDS encoding selenium metabolism-associated LysR family transcriptional regulator, which produces MEMKQLEAFVAVVQYNSFSKAADMIYLSQPTISAHISSLENEIGAQLLIRSTKAVYPTQTGKELFHRAKSILALRDEAISSVSRIDRELMGEISILASTVPAQFLLPEIITAFQKQYPRIVFHIHQAGSQQVVEGLLGYRYDFGIVGTSVNSRCLLTVPFYHDRLVLIIPKSMPVNKGAMYRDLPAFLRQQPFVMRGDGSGTRVEMEQLLYKQGISVQNLNIVAYFHDTQSILSAVSQGMGISFVSKVAATAYEKTGQIKVYNLEQQAFTRQFHLVFKKEVVLSPVQRVFVTYLENYFANGNIAVYSEQRDCR; this is translated from the coding sequence ATGGAAATGAAACAATTGGAAGCATTTGTCGCAGTGGTTCAATACAACAGCTTTTCCAAGGCCGCCGACATGATCTATTTGTCTCAGCCGACCATTAGCGCCCATATCAGTTCTCTGGAGAATGAGATCGGGGCGCAGCTGTTGATACGTTCGACTAAGGCGGTTTATCCAACCCAGACAGGCAAAGAGTTGTTTCACCGGGCCAAAAGCATCCTTGCCCTGCGCGATGAGGCTATCAGCAGTGTCAGTAGGATTGACCGGGAATTGATGGGAGAAATCAGCATCTTAGCCTCTACCGTGCCTGCTCAGTTTTTGCTGCCGGAAATCATTACCGCCTTTCAAAAACAGTATCCCCGTATCGTGTTTCATATCCACCAGGCGGGCAGCCAGCAAGTCGTGGAAGGGCTTTTGGGATACCGGTATGATTTTGGTATAGTGGGCACAAGCGTCAATTCCCGTTGTTTGCTGACAGTTCCTTTCTATCATGACAGACTGGTGCTGATTATCCCCAAATCGATGCCGGTTAACAAAGGGGCGATGTATCGCGACCTGCCGGCGTTTTTACGGCAACAGCCTTTTGTGATGCGCGGGGACGGCTCCGGCACCCGTGTGGAAATGGAACAACTGCTGTATAAGCAGGGCATTTCTGTCCAGAATCTGAATATTGTGGCCTATTTTCATGACACCCAGAGCATTTTATCGGCTGTGTCCCAGGGAATGGGAATATCCTTTGTTTCCAAAGTTGCGGCAACTGCCTATGAAAAAACCGGGCAAATCAAGGTATATAACCTTGAGCAGCAGGCATTCACGCGGCAATTTCATCTTGTTTTTAAAAAAGAAGTGGTGTTATCGCCGGTCCAAAGGGTATTTGTCACTTATCTGGAAAATTATTTTGCTAATGGAAACATTGCTGTATATTCTGAGCAAAGAGATTGCCGCTAA
- a CDS encoding methyl-accepting chemotaxis protein, with protein sequence MKSIRTFFILIITGITLLVFGIQTYISSTQVKEYAVTQQEEKLLTQALQEATSLYIPIKEISDEAITLGNMITTMPEYQEEIVLSYIKKSVQKSKSFAGAGMAFEPYAYQPDVKNHYPYMMKDKNGIPVLTWEYSVVDYHAKAWYKLGIGLQKTVDYSEPYVDQSDPNLIWVTCVHPIDKNGKRIGVAEADFTLDIFKRQLADIRVGQNGYAFALTRAGMVIGNYTGSKTEQIQDLSVKLTEVSDKEWRALGEAALHAKQAGIMQVKDNYIVYSPVGDTGMTLLLVYPAEEVFAGLNSLMYSNLILVTVSILLFVFTLSYFVNRRIVNPIRKLSETANRVAAGDLSDIGETQAGKDEIGQLAAAFATMSGNLRSLMVQVMQSSEQLASSSEELTASAEQSAQGATQTAMSITAVAAGTERQTGAVNQATAIVDRIANEINQVADNVGIVEATSGKAAGAAQEGGEAVEAAVRQMVTIETKVTHTAQIVVKLGERSKEIGQIVDTIAGIASQTNLLALNAAIEAARAGEQGRGFAVVAEEVRKLAEQSQEAAKQIAGLIGEIQSETTSAVMAMDEGTREVKIGAEVVNNAGLAFAEIVTLFDQVSDQVSKITNTVQRVAGGSQDIVTAVKEIDEINKDTASQTQTVSAVTEEQAASMEEIAAASEALAQMAETLTGAVSRFKL encoded by the coding sequence GTGAAGAGCATACGGACTTTTTTTATCCTTATCATTACCGGCATTACGCTACTGGTCTTTGGTATTCAGACCTATATTTCGTCAACGCAGGTCAAAGAGTATGCGGTAACTCAGCAAGAAGAAAAATTATTGACTCAGGCTCTGCAAGAAGCAACATCACTATATATTCCGATCAAAGAGATTTCCGACGAAGCTATAACCCTGGGCAATATGATTACAACCATGCCGGAGTACCAGGAAGAGATTGTCCTTAGTTATATTAAGAAAAGCGTGCAGAAAAGTAAGTCCTTTGCCGGTGCCGGCATGGCGTTTGAGCCGTACGCCTATCAGCCGGATGTGAAAAATCATTACCCGTACATGATGAAGGACAAAAACGGTATACCGGTTTTAACGTGGGAATACAGTGTAGTGGATTATCATGCTAAAGCGTGGTATAAATTAGGTATCGGCTTGCAAAAGACAGTTGATTACTCAGAACCGTATGTGGACCAAAGCGACCCTAATCTGATCTGGGTAACCTGTGTTCATCCAATCGATAAAAACGGTAAGCGCATTGGCGTGGCGGAAGCAGATTTCACTCTGGACATTTTTAAGCGGCAGCTGGCAGACATCCGTGTGGGGCAGAACGGTTATGCCTTCGCGCTTACCCGGGCCGGTATGGTTATTGGCAACTATACCGGCAGTAAAACCGAGCAGATCCAGGACTTATCAGTAAAGCTCACAGAGGTGTCTGACAAGGAATGGCGGGCGCTGGGTGAAGCAGCGCTGCATGCGAAGCAAGCGGGAATCATGCAAGTAAAAGATAATTACATTGTATACTCGCCGGTAGGCGATACCGGAATGACCCTGCTGTTGGTTTACCCGGCGGAGGAAGTCTTTGCCGGCTTGAACAGCCTGATGTATTCTAACCTGATATTGGTGACTGTCTCCATTCTCCTGTTTGTGTTCACGTTATCCTATTTTGTAAATCGGCGCATTGTCAACCCTATACGAAAATTGTCTGAAACTGCCAACCGGGTGGCTGCAGGCGATCTTAGCGACATCGGGGAAACCCAGGCGGGCAAGGATGAGATCGGTCAGTTGGCAGCGGCCTTTGCCACTATGTCCGGCAACTTGCGCAGCCTGATGGTGCAGGTCATGCAATCTTCAGAGCAGCTGGCCTCTTCGTCGGAAGAACTGACGGCAAGTGCCGAGCAGTCGGCGCAAGGCGCAACCCAAACGGCCATGAGTATTACGGCGGTGGCCGCCGGTACCGAGCGGCAAACCGGCGCCGTTAACCAAGCTACAGCTATTGTTGATCGCATTGCAAACGAGATCAACCAGGTTGCCGACAATGTCGGCATAGTTGAGGCGACTTCCGGGAAAGCAGCAGGCGCTGCCCAAGAAGGGGGCGAGGCGGTCGAAGCAGCAGTGCGGCAAATGGTTACTATTGAGACCAAAGTGACCCATACCGCGCAGATTGTTGTTAAGCTGGGGGAACGCTCCAAAGAAATCGGCCAGATTGTCGATACCATTGCCGGTATTGCCAGTCAGACCAACCTCTTAGCCCTCAACGCCGCCATTGAGGCAGCCCGTGCCGGTGAACAGGGGCGCGGCTTTGCGGTAGTGGCCGAAGAAGTGCGCAAGCTGGCGGAACAGTCCCAGGAAGCCGCCAAACAGATTGCCGGACTAATTGGCGAAATCCAGAGTGAGACTACCAGTGCGGTTATGGCCATGGATGAGGGCACGCGTGAGGTAAAGATCGGGGCGGAAGTTGTCAATAATGCAGGTCTTGCCTTTGCCGAGATAGTGACACTGTTTGATCAGGTATCAGACCAGGTGAGCAAAATTACCAATACGGTGCAGCGTGTTGCCGGTGGCAGCCAGGATATAGTTACGGCCGTAAAAGAAATTGATGAAATAAACAAAGATACTGCCAGTCAAACCCAGACGGTTTCAGCGGTTACGGAGGAGCAGGCAGCCTCCATGGAAGAAATCGCTGCCGCCAGTGAGGCTTTGGCCCAAATGGCGGAAACCTTGACTGGGGCTGTAAGCAGGTTCAAATTGTAG